The following proteins come from a genomic window of Gadus morhua chromosome 11, gadMor3.0, whole genome shotgun sequence:
- the gprc6a gene encoding G-protein coupled receptor family C group 6 member A yields the protein MSCTGPLLKGLLLVLPLLVRGHTREAGTRPVGATRPGDFIIGGVFPIHQDVQRDSAFFPPQMQKCVSFDKGGFTTAIAMINAINTMNRSPALKEVGVTLGYRIYDSCSDVSMALRVTADFTGKGDCSSSSSEGTNATSPQPPPVLAVVGAQHSEMSIAIARQLTLKSIPQISYASTAAILSDKARFPGFMRTVPNDKYQTAAMVQLLSDNKWTWVGILTTDGDYGRSVKDSFVSQASEVGVCVSFRETFPESLSNPQLFLSVRAAARAILSSHRVKVIVSFVKPIHMMHLTQELRRQTLQDGQPLEAMRRIWLASDIWATTSSLSKHMKLEEVGHVVGFTFKRGDMESFNRYLSKLLSTGHHSPVTNPFLDEFYAELNTSQGAMDAITLAHAEESLQEHIDYDKVFGVEMAVGAITHAVASICRLRDCKENGTVRPWEVLKALRNQWFPIRDKNYSFDKKGDINLDYDITLWRTENGSIYIHDIVAEYSTLNHSFVYVSHLARKQLTDLSRIVSKCSDTCQPGQSKKVALGQHTCCYECINCTENYFSNDTDSVKCVRCGSNMEWSPEGSSRCLRKTLNFFSWRDGFAVVLLVLSAVGILLVLLIAALFLHQRHTPVVRAGGGPLCQVILLSLVGSFTSATMFVGPPSVRLCEARQVLFGVSFTLCVSCILVKSLKILLAFQVNPRLQRALRQLYRPYVIVAVCVALQVGACTCWLVLWSPFYHVVMYPTTMLAECHEGSYVLFGVMLGYIAVLALVCFACAYKGRKLPQKYNEAKFITFSMLLYLISWLIFVPVYVTTSGIYVPAVEMVVILISNYGVLSCHFFPKCYVILFKRDQNTATAFKKNVYEYSRRNLDSVSVSDTTLPGERFAGPYIISVPSLFRKSTGSSRATKASISSNSVSINSDVAVRQRHRRRTSI from the exons ATGAGCTGCACGGGCCCTCTTCTCAAGGGGCTGCTCCTCGTGCTGCCATTGCTGGTGAGGGGCCACACCAGGGAGGCTGGGACCAGACCAGTGGGCGCAACACGACCGGGGGACTTCATCATCGGTGGGGTGTTTCCCATCCACCAGGACGTGCAGAGAGACAGCGCCTTCTTTCCACCCCAAATGCAGAAATGTGTCAG CTTCGACAAGGGCGGCTTCACGACGGCCATCGCTATGATCAACGCCATCAACACTATGAACAGGTCACCGGCCCTGAAGGAGGTCGGCGTCACCCTGGGATACCGCATCTACGACTCCTGCTCCGACGTGAGCATGGCCCTCAGGGTCACGGCCGACTTCACCGGTAAGGGGgattgcagcagcagcagcagcgagggAACCAACGCCACCTCTCCTCAACCCCCGCCCGTCCTGGCCGTTGTTGGGGCGCAGCACTCAGAGATGTCCATCGCCATCGCCAGGCAGCTCACACTCAAGTCCATACCTCAG atCAGCTACGCATCGACTGCGGCCATCCTGAGTGACAAGGCCCGCTTCCCCGGCTTCATGAGGACCGTCCCAAATGACAAGTACCAGACGGCCGCCATGGTGCAGCTGCTGAGCGACAACAAGTGGACCTGGGTGGGCATCCTCACCACGGACGGGGACTACGGCCGCTCCGTCAAGGACAGCTTCGTGTCCCAGGCCTCGGAGGTGGGCGTCTGCGTGTCCTTCAGAGAGACCTTCCCCGAGTCCCTGTCCAACCCGCAGCTCTTTCTCTCGGTCCGCGCCGCGGCCAGAGCCATCCTCAGCAGCCACAGGGTGAAGGTGATCGTGTCGTTCGTGAAGCCCATCCACATGATGCACCTGACCCAGGAGCTGCGGAGGCAGACGCTGCAGGACGGCCAGCCTTTGGAGGCCATGAGGAGGATATGGCTGGCGAGCGACATCTGGGCCACCACCAGCTCTCTGAGCAAACACAtgaagctggaggaggtgggccACGTGGTGGGCTTCACCTTCAAACGTGGGGACATGGAGTCCTTCAACCGCTACCTGAGCAAGCTGCTGAGCACTGGGCACCACAGCCCAGTGACCAACCCTTTCCTGGATGAGTTCTATGCAGAGCTGAACACCAGCCAAGGCGCCATGGATGCTATTACGTTAGCTCACGCTGAGGAGAGCCTCCAGGAGCACATAGACTATGATAAAGTGTTTGGGGTTGAAATGGCCGTGGGTGCAATCACTCACGCTGTCGCCTCCATCTGTCGATTGAGGGACTGTAAAGAAAATGGCACAGTGCGACCATGGGAG GTCCTAAAAGCTTTGCGAAACCAGTGGTTCCCGATCAGGGACAAGAACTACAGCTTTGACAAAAAAGGAGATATCAACCTGGACTACGACATCACTCTGTGGAGGACTGAAAATGGAAGCATCTACATCCACGACATTGTGGCTGAGTACAGCACTCTCAACCACAGCTTTGTTTACGTCAGTCACCTTGCTAGGAAACAGCTAACGGACCTAAGT AGAATTGTGTCAAAATGCTCAGATACGTGCCAGCCTGGACAGTCCAAGAAAGTAGCATTGGGTCAACACACCTGTTGTTACGAGTGCATCAACTGCACAGAGAACTACTTTTCTAACGACACAG ATTCAGTGAAATGCGTGCGCTGCGGCAGCAACATGGAGTGGAGTCCGGAGGGCAGCTCGCGCTGCCTCCGCAAAACCCTCAACTTCTTCTCCTGGAGGGACGGCTTCgctgtggtgctgctggtgctgtCGGCCGTCGGCATCCTGCTGGTCCTGCTGATCGCCGCTCTGTTCCTGCACCAGCGCCACACCCCCGTGGTTAGGGCCGGCGGGGGGCCCTTGTGCCAggtcatcctcctctccctggtgGGCAGCTTCACCAGCGCCACCATGTTCGTGGGACCGCCCAGCGTCCGGCTGTGCGAGGCCCGTCAGGTGCTGTTTGGCGTCAGCTTCACGCTGTGCGTCTCCTGCATCCTGGTGAAGTCCCTGAAGATCCTGCTGGCGTTCCAGGTCAACCCGCGGCTGCAGCGGGCCCTGCGGCAGCTCTACCGGCCATACGTCATCGTTGCCGTCTGCGTGGCTCTGCAGGTAGGCGCGTGCACCTGCTGGCTGGTGCTGTGGAGCCCGTTCTACCACGTGGTCATGTACCCCACCACCATGCTGGCCGAGTGCCACGAGGGCTCTTACGTGCTCTTCGGGGTCATGCTGGGATACATCGCGGTGCTGGCACTCGTCTGCTTCGCCTGTGCCTACAAAGGCCGCAAGCTGCCTCAGAAGTACAACGAAGCCAAGTTCATCACGTTCAGCATGCTGCTCTACCTCATCTCCTGGCTGATCTTCGTGCCCGTCTACGTCACCACCTCGGGGATCTACGTGCCGGCCGTGGAGATGGTGGTCATCCTGATCTCCAATTACGGCGTCCTCAGCTGCCACTTTTTCCCCAAGTGCTATGTGATTCTCTTCAAGAGGGACCAGAACACGGCCACGGCCTTCAAGAAGAACGTCTACGAGTACTCAAGGAGAAACCTGGACTCCGTGTCCGTCTCGGACACGACCCTGCCCGGGGAGAGGTTTGCGGGGCCGTACATCATAAGCGTCCCGTCTCTCTTCCGGAAGTCAACGGGAAGCAGCAGGGCTACGAAGGCCTCCATCAGCAGCAACAGCGTCAGCATCAACTCTGATGTAGCAGTGAGACAGCGTCACAGGAGACGGACGAGCATATGA